In Candidatus Neomarinimicrobiota bacterium, the following proteins share a genomic window:
- a CDS encoding corrinoid protein encodes MTAILSQISHFLIQGDREKVLELTRQALDKRVSPEEILDNGLIGGMTVVGERFKRREIFLPDVLLAARAMSAATDELKPLLVDQEIPTRGKVVLGTVRGDLHDIGKNLVGIMLRGAGFQVIDLGKDISPERFVDAAVTEEATVIGMSALLTTTMPVMKGITHLVEEKGLRGRIKVIVGGAPTSEEFAREIGADAYAYDATKAVECIQHLIKN; translated from the coding sequence ATGACGGCAATCCTAAGTCAAATCTCCCACTTCCTAATTCAAGGAGATAGAGAGAAGGTTCTTGAACTCACGAGACAAGCCCTTGACAAAAGGGTGAGTCCGGAAGAGATCCTGGATAACGGTCTCATCGGAGGAATGACTGTTGTTGGTGAGCGGTTTAAAAGGCGCGAAATCTTCCTTCCCGATGTGTTGCTGGCCGCCAGGGCCATGAGTGCCGCGACAGATGAGCTTAAACCGTTGCTCGTCGACCAGGAAATTCCCACAAGGGGAAAGGTTGTCCTGGGGACGGTGCGGGGGGATCTTCACGACATCGGCAAGAATCTCGTAGGTATCATGCTCAGAGGAGCCGGATTCCAGGTCATCGATCTGGGGAAGGATATCTCTCCCGAACGGTTCGTCGATGCGGCAGTGACTGAAGAAGCCACGGTCATCGGCATGTCCGCCCTTCTCACGACCACGATGCCTGTCATGAAAGGGATAACGCATCTGGTGGAGGAAAAAGGATTGAGAGGCAGAATCAAGGTCATTGTCGGAGGTGCCCCCACCTCGGAAGAATTTGCCCGTGAAATCGGCGCCGATGCATACGCCTATGATGCCACCAAGGCCGTTGAATGTATCCAACACCTCATTAAGAACTGA